GTGGAGTTACAGACAGAAAGGCTAAGTCAGCAAGAGGACACGTGGGGTGAGGAAAGGATGGGGTTCGGAGTGAGGCTGGGGTGTGGGTATGACATCGAGGGAGAGCTATCCTGGAGCAGGTGGAAAGTCAGCATTGGCCCTTGGGAGATGTATGACCTGTCAGTGTACTCACTGATTCACTCAACCAATGTAcattattaagtacctactacgAGGTGCTACTGTTTAGTGACCCCAGGTGAATACTACAGACATAGCTGAGCTGTTGTGGCTCCTAGTTACCAATCCATCAACACACACTTTCTGAgttttggctttttgttgttgttgttgttgtttctgtgtttgttttatactctcttaaaaaaaaaaaacaaaaacaaaaaaacaaaaaaacagtccttgctcagtaaatatttgctgaccaAGGGACTGATTTATTAACTCCTCCCAAATCCAAGCCACTTCCTGCAACTTTAAGCCAAGCACTGGTCCCCAAGTAGATGAGGATTCTAGAAATAGAGTCCACCTCTTTTGAACCATTCAAACTTTTGCCACCTCTCCTTCTAACTTCTCAGACCCTCCTCCCAATTCAGAGCAGGGGAGTCCCTTAGAGGAGAATGGAATGTTCACCTAGTGACTCAGGGGAGATTTTCAGTTTCAGTTCTTTATGTGGGGGCGAGAAAAGAGGAGGCCACCAGGGCAGCCTCTGCAACTTGCACACGGTGGCCTTTTATCATGAGGCTGATCTGCCCAGTCTTGGCCCGACGGCCTGCCCTCCCTGTCCCAGCTCCCCTGCGATGGGAGCTCATCCTTTCCCACCTGGGGCTGACCTGTGATGACTGCCAGAGTGACTGTGGCGCTGAGCTGCTCTCCCTGCAGATGGATGTGGCAAGTGTaggccccagcctgggcctggctCACAGCCTCCAGTTGGAGGGTAAAGTTGCCATGGTCTCCAGCCACCAGAAGGTCAGGGCCTCCCCCGGGAGGGGTCCACTTGGCAGTGAGGGAAGACTGGGTCCCCACACCGGGGGGCAGGCGGCAAGGTAGGTCCACCCTGGAACCTGCTCCAGCATACACCATCAGAGGCACTGAGGGCTCCAGACctgggaaagaaggagaagccAAAGTTGAAGTGGAGAGGGGGAGGTACAGAGAGGCTGGAGCACTGGGGCGGCAGGGACGGGAGGCAGAAGAGCAAAGGAGGTGGTCCAGCTCCGAAGAGTGCAAGGGAGCAGAGTAATGTGGATGAACTGAGGATGTTCAGAGCCCCTCATGTGGGCCGGGCCACCAGGAGGCCAAAGGTGGCCCAGTGAGGCTGGATGGCCCAGGGAAAAGCCAGAAGTGGGGAAGGCAGCTGAAAGGTTGCAATGCGAGGTAAAAGGGAGTGGGGCCGTGAGGCCCAGAGCATTCACAGTGGGCGCTAGCTGCCGGAGACCTGGTTTGGGGACCCATAAGTCAGGGGGAGGTgaaggggggcagagaggggttGTGGTCAAGGGTGAAGGCAGACTGGAGGAGTTACCCAGAACGGTGAGGTTGTACGTGAGGGAGACATTGAAGCCATCTCTGTAGGTGAGAATGCAGCCCCAGGGCCCAGAGTCTGAGGGGCTGACttggggcaggaagaggaagcTTCCAGCTTTGTGGTGATGGGGGGACTCGTGAACAGGGACTCTGCCCCGGAACCAGTGCACAGAGGCTGGCAGGTCAGGGCGGCTGAAGGAGCAGTTCAAAATGACCCAGTCGGAGATCCTGAGGGACCCTGGGGGGCTGGCAGTCACTGCTcacggataaagaagatttgaTTAGCCCCACAGCCAACACTTGTCTTCTCCTCCCCAACCGTCCTCTGACCACCGCCCGCAAaccctccttccccaacccccaccagtCCAGTGCCTGGTACCTGGAGGTGCTTAAAATGGATGTTTCGGGCGGgatctcctgcctccctcccctgcacacgccccccgcccccccaggcctCCAGTATACTTGGTTGACATGGTCGACCCTTCCCTTTCTCCACGCCTTGCCTGAGGATCCCCACTCAGCCCACCCCCTGAGCTACAGATGTCTGAAATGAGTCACTCTAGCCTTGCACTCTCCCCCCAACCCAGGGGtgcctcccctcctccatcctgGCACTCCCAGGtgcgtgggggaggggagctccaGGGGTGAGACAGTCTCTCCAGAGGGTCCTCTCCCCACACACGTGCTTCTCTGGGGGCGCCCCTTccactctgctccccaccccctcccgctCCCCTCCCGGGGGCTCTCGGGCGGGGCCCAGGGCGCCTCCCGGGAAGCACAGCCCCTGCCCCggcccttcctgcctcccagggcgACAGGGACCGCGGCGCCCCGGCTCCAGCCCCGCTCCCAGCGGCCCGCCCCCACCTACTGGAGGCCTGGCCCACGCGCAGACGGAGGCGGCAGGCGAGGGAGCGGTCCCGGAGGTGCACGGCCGCGCGGTACTCGCCGGCGTCGGTGCGTCGGGCCGGGCGCAGCCACAGCGAGAAGTCCCCGCGCTGGAGGCCGCGCTCGTCCAGCTGCACGCGGGGCTGCAGGGGGGGCCTCCCGCTGCGCAGGCCGCCGGCCGCCAGCATCAGCACCACGTAGCGCCGCGGACCCGGGCCCCGGGCGGAGGGCGCGGCGGGGCGCAGGCTGGGCGCGGGCGCCGGAGGACCGCTGGGCGGGAGAGAGGGACGGCACTGAGAAATGCGAGGGGTAACAAGCCCGGGGCAAGAGGCGGTCCAACCCCACTTCGAGGATGAGGAAAGGCACCCAAAAGGAAGATCTCTGGCCCGCTAACCGTCCTCATCCCCGTCTCCCCTCGGGTCGGGCCAGCGCCACCCACTCTCTGGAGAGGCAGGTGTAGAAGGGATGCAGGTGTGAGGGGAGCAGGCTTCGGAGGAAAGACAGGAAAGGCAGCGGGGGGAGCTGAGCCTCTGGCTTCAGAGGGACTGACAGCtcaggggaggagacagagggctAGCTTGGGCCTGGGGTTATGAGTCTGGATGCCACTGCTGTTGGATGTGGGGGTCCTGTTGCCCAAGTTAGGGGTGCATACCTGTCTGGTAGGTGGTGCCAAGTGACCCCTGCGGTTCGCAGAAGGCTGACATCCTGGAGAGGGGCTGTGGGGCTGCAGGGGAGCTGGACCGGAGCCCCCTCCTGGGCCCACACCACCCGGACCTCTGTCCCAGACCCTGGAGCCTCCactggggaggaaaaaagaggCCAAGGGGAGGGGCCGTGAGCTAA
The sequence above is drawn from the Neomonachus schauinslandi chromosome 5, ASM220157v2, whole genome shotgun sequence genome and encodes:
- the LAG3 gene encoding lymphocyte activation gene 3 protein yields the protein MWEAQFLVLLLLQLPWVAPVEAPGSGTEVRVVWAQEGAPVQLPCSPTAPLQDVSLLRTAGVTWHHLPDSGPPAPAPSLRPAAPSARGPGPRRYVVLMLAAGGLRSGRPPLQPRVQLDERGLQRGDFSLWLRPARRTDAGEYRAAVHLRDRSLACRLRLRVGQASMTASPPGSLRISDWVILNCSFSRPDLPASVHWFRGRVPVHESPHHHKAGSFLFLPQVSPSDSGPWGCILTYRDGFNVSLTYNLTVLGLEPSVPLMVYAGAGSRVDLPCRLPPGVGTQSSLTAKWTPPGGGPDLLVAGDHGNFTLQLEAVSQAQAGAYTCHIHLQGEQLSATVTLAVITVTPKSSGLPGKLRKLLCEVTPASGREHFVWSPLDKQSWRGSPGPWLEMQEARLLSQPWQCHVYQGERLLGTAVYLTEVAGPGAQSSGRAPGALKTGHLPLFSILGILFLLLLMTGAFGFHLWRRQWRPRRFSALEHGTHPPQAQSKIAEPEPEPEPEPEPEPEKL